The following is a genomic window from Streptomyces chrestomyceticus JCM 4735.
CAGCCTTCCGCCACCAGCCGCCGCAGCTCCCGGTCGGCCGCCGAATCCGGCTCGGCCAGGTACACCACCACGGCCTGGTCCGGCTCGTCCGGCAGCCGCAGCGTCTCGAAGGACAGGTCCAGGGCGCCCGCGCGCGGGTGGTGCAGCGGCTTGCTGCCGTACGTCTTGTCGCGGACGTTGTGGTCGGACCACAGGCGGCGGAAGTCCTCGCTGTGCTCGGTGAGTTCGGCGATCAGCGCGGCCAGCTTCGGGTCGTCCGGGTGCCGCCCGGTGTCCAGCCGCAGGAACGCCACCGTGTCGTCGGCCTTCTGCTGCCAGTGGACGTACCGCCGGCGCGCGGACCGGTCGAGGAAGGTGAGGCGGGCGAGGTTGCGCTCCCCGGGCGGCAGGGCCGGGAAGTCGGCGATCAGGATGCGGGCCAGCTCGTTCCAGGCCAGCACCTCCTGGCGGCGGCCGACCACGTAGGCGGGCGAGTGCTCGAACGTCCGCAGCAGCCGCAGCACGCCGGGCCGCACCTCCTGGCCCTGTCCGGCGGCCGGCTGCCGGGCGTCGTCGTGGCGGCCCTCCTCGCCCCGTACCAGCGCGTACAGGTGTGCCCGCTCGTGCGCGTCGAGCCGCAGGACGTGTGCGATGGCGTCCAGCACCTCGGCCGAGGCGTGGCCGCCGCGGCCCTGCTCCAGGCGTACGTAGTAGTCGACGCTGACCCCGGAGAGCTGGGCGAGCTCCTCGCGGCGCAGGCCCGGCACCCGGCGGCGGCCGCTGAAGCCGGTGCCCGGCCGCAGGCCCGCGTCCTCGGGGCGTACCCGGGCGCGCCGCGATCGGAGGAATTCCCGTAGTTCGGCCCGCCGGTCCATCGTTCTCACCTTCGATACCGCGGGCCGCGCGCGCTTCGCCGCGGAACCCGTACTTTCCCGCATCCCTGCTTCTTCGCCGCTTTCCCGCTCGTTCCGCCGTTCCGCTTTCCGCATTCCCCGTTCCGCATTCCCCGTTCCGCATTCTCGCGCGAACGCTTTCCGGCCGCGGCGGGAGCGGAACCGCCCAGCGTACTTCCGTGCACCCGGCAAAGCTGTGCGAGGCTGGAAGGCCGTACGCGCGCGCCGCCCGCCCGCGTGCCGCCGCGCCCCGCGCCCGTACCGCACCCCGTCCCGGAGGGAGACCGCCATGCCGCAGTCCGTCGACCGTGCCCTGGACCTGCTCGACGCGGTCGCCGCGGCGGCGGAACCGGTGACGGCGAAGGCGCTGGCCCGGCAGTTGGACTGCGGGCTGTCCACGGTCTACGACCTGCTCGGCTCGCTGACCGAACGCGGCCATCTGGCCCGCACGGCCGCCGGGTACACCCTCGGATACCGCGTCCCGGCCCTGCACCAGGCGTTCCAGCGGCAGTTGCGGGTCGACGAGCGCGTGCACGAGGTGCTGCTGCGGCTGCGCCGCTCCTCCGGCGCCGACGTCTTCTTCAGCACCTACCGGGACGGCGAGATCGCCGTGCTGGACGGCGCCGCCGGCCCGGAGTCCGCCTTCTCGGTCGGCCAGGACACCGCCGCACACGCCACGGCGCACGGCCGCGCCCTGCTGGCCGCCCTCCCGGCCGCCACCCGGCGCCAGTACCTGGCCGCCGGCGGCATGCGGGCCCGCACCGCGCGCACCATCACCACCCCGGACCGGCTGGAGCGGGAACTGCGCCGGGTCCGCCGGGACGGCATCGCCGTGGAGCGGGAGGAGGCCGCATCCGGGATGGCATGCGTCGCCGTCCCCGTACCGCTACGCCCCGGCGGCCCCGGCACCCCCACCACACTGACCGCCGTATCGGCCGCGCTCCCGGTGGAAGACTTCGCACGCCTCCGTGCCCCACTGACCGAGGCGCTGCGGCGGGAGGTGGCGGCGCTGGCGTGAACGGCGGCACCGGCCCCTGATTCGGGGGGACTCGGTGACCGTCAGCCCGTGGGGCGAGCCGGAGCGGTGGCCGCCGTGCCGGGCCCGCCGCCGCGGTCGGCGTCCTCGCCGTTCGGGACGCCGTACGTCGTGCCGTACGACGTCAATGTCAGCACCAGCAGCGCCAGGACGGCCATCAGCACCGCGAACGCCGCCCAGCCGACCAGGCCGACCGCGAAGGCGCCCAGCACGGCGTGCACCACGGCGCAACCGATGAGGGCGATGCGGCCGAGCGTGCCGGGCGGGCGGTCGCGCAGGGCGATGCGGGTCAGGAGGGCGGCGCAGCACACCAGGTAGAGCGCGAAGAGGGCGCCGAGCACCCAGGCGCCGGTGGACATCACGCCGGGGTCGACGCCCGCCACGGACATCCGCTGCTTGTCCACGACGATGCTCAGGACCCAGTTCAGGAAGAGGATGCCGAGCGCCTCCAGCACCAGCGCCACCGCCGCCACCCACGCCACCGGTCTGCGTGCCGCCATCCCGTCCACCCACTTCCCCGTCACACGTTGCGCTGTTACCGCGAGTACGAAAGAACACCGGGCACGCTACTCCTGAGTACCCCCCGCGCTACAAGAGCCCGGAGGCGGGTATGAGCACGGAAGCGGAACGGGCCGGAAGAGCGGTGGCGGCCGCGGGGGCGCGAGCGGACGCGCTCAGGGGGTGCCACGGGCCGGAGCCGGACACAGGGGCGGGCAAAGATTCCTTCGCCCATTCGTAGGGACTCCACAAAGAAACGGGGTTCCGGTGAACGGACGGGAAGCGAGACCTTGCCCACATCTTGATCACCCCACGGACCCCGGAATACGGGCCTACCCTGGGATACCGGGGGACTCCGGTCCCGTATCCGCACCGGGCACACGCTCCGTGTGGGCAAGCTCACTACCGGGAACGGGTCGGCACGCGGTGTCGCCAGTCCCTAAACTCGCGACGTCCTATTTTGTTGCGGCGAAGCGCCAAGGAGGAACCGATCGTGCGCAAGGTGCTCATCGCCAACCGAGGCGAAATCGCTGTCCGCGTTGCCCGGGCGTGCCGGGACGCCGGAATCGGGAGTGTGGCCGTCTACGCCGACCCCGACCGGGACGCCCTGCACGTGCGCGCGGCGGACGAGGCCTACGCACTGGGCGGTGACACCCCGGCCACCAGCTACCTCGACATCACCAAGGTCCTGGCCGCCGCCGCCGACTCGGGGGCCGACGCCGTCCACCCCGGCTACGGCTTCCTGTCGGAGAACGCCGAGTTCGCCCAGGCCGTCCTGGACGCCGGGCTGACCTGGATCGGCCCGCCCCCGCAGGCCATCCGCGACCTGGGCGACAAGGTGGCGGCCCGTCACATCGCGCAGCGCGCGGGCGCCCCGCTGGTCGCCGGCACCCCCGACCCGGTCTCCGGCGCCGAGGAGGTCGTGGCCTTCGCCGAGGAACACGGCCTGCCCATCGCCATCAAGGCCGCCTTCGGCGGCGGCGGCCGCGGCCTGAAGGTCGCCCGCACCCTCGAAGAGGTCCCCGAACTCTACGACTCCGCCGTCCGTGAGGCCGTCGCCGCCTTCGGGCGCGGCGAGTGCTTCGTCGAGCGCTACCTGGACCGCCCCCGGCACGTGGAGACCCAGTGCCTGGCCGACCAGCACGGCAACGTGGTCGTGGTCTCCACCCGGGACTGCTCGCTGCAGCGCCGCCACCAAAAGCTCGTCGAGGAGGCGCCCGCGCCGTTCCTGAGCGAGGCGCAGAACGCCGAGCTGTACCGCGCGTCCAAGGCCATCCTCAAGGAGGCCGGCTACCAGGGCGCGGGCACCTGCGAGTTCCTCGTCGGCCAGGACGGCACCATCTCCTTTTTGGAGGTCAACACCCGCCTGCAGGTCGAGCACCCGGTCACCGAGGAGGTCACCGGCCTGGACCTGGTCCGCGAGATGTTCCGCATCGCCGACGGCGAGGAACTGGGCTACGACGACCCGCCGGTACGCGGCCACTCCTTCGAGTTCCGCATCAACGGCGAGGACCCCGGCCGCAACTTCCTGCCCGCCCCCGGCACCGTCACCGCCTTCGAGGCGCCGGCCGGCCCGGGCGTGCGCCTGGACGCGGGCGTGGAGGCCGGCTCGGTCATCGGCCCGGCCTGGGACTCGCTGCTCGCCAAGCTCATCGTCACCGGCGCCACCCGCCAGCAGGCGCTCCAGCGCGCCGCCCGGGCGCTGGGCGAGTTCACCGTCGAGGGCATGGCCACCGCCATCCCCTTCCACCGCACCGTCGTCACCGACCCGGCGTTCGCGCCGGAGCTGACCGGCTCCGCCGAGCCGTTCACGGTGCACACCCGGTGGATCGAGACGGAGTTCGTCAACGACCTCAAGCCGTTCGCCGCGCCCGGCACCGACGAGGCCGAGCCGGACACCCGCGAGACGGTCGTCGTCGAGGTCGGCGGCAAGCGCCTGGAGGTCTCGCTGCCGTCCTCGCTGGGCATGCCGCTGGCCCGCGCCGCGGTCGCCGGCGGCGCCAAGCCCAAGCGCAAGGCCGCCAAGAAGTCCGGCTCCGCCGCCTCCGGCGACACCCTCGCCTCCCCCATGCAGGGCACCATCGTCAAGGTCGCCGTCGAAGAAGGCCAGCAGGTCGCCGAAGGTGACCTGGTCGTCGTCCTGGAAGCGATGAAGATGGAGCAGCCGCTGAACGCGCACCGCTCCGGCACCGTCAAGGGCCTGACCGCCGAGGTCGGCGCCTCGCTCTCGTCCGGCGCGGTGATCTGCGAGATCAAGGACTGACGGGCGTCAGGTCCGCCCGCGCGGGGGCCCGTGGCACTTGAGTGCCGCGGGCCCCCGCGCTTTTCATTGACGCATGGATGCGCACCTCGCGGCCCTCGCGGCGACCGCCGCCCAGCAGTTGTTCGCCCGGTCGCGGACGGACCGCTGGCACCGCTCCCGGGACGAACTGACCGGCCTGCTCGCCCGGTTCAGCCCCGGCGGTGTCGACCGCGAGGCGCTCACCGACGAACTGGAGGACTCCCGCGAGGAGTTCCTGACCGCCCGGCTGGAGGACGATCCCGCCGCAGCCGCCGACGTGGAGGCCGGCTGGCGGGCCCGGTTGCGCCGCCTGCTGCGCGCGTCCCCCGCCCTGGCAGGCCCGTTGCGGGACCTGCTGGCCCGCTGGAGCGCGGCGGACGGCACACCGCGCTGAGACAGGGGATGACGGATGCGGATCTCCGGTGCCCTTGCGGACAGTGGTTGTCCGCAAGGGTTTCTACGGTCCTCTCATGACGCAGACGCAGAAGATCCTTGTCACCGGCGCCACCGGAACGGTCGGCCGCCAGGTCGTGGCCGAACTGCTCGCCCGCGGCCACGCGGTCCGTGCCCTCACCCGTGACGTGTCCAGAGCCGCCTTCCCGGCCGGTGTCGAGGCCGTCCAGGGCGACCTGGCCGACCCCGGCACCCTCGTCCCGGCCCTGGAGGGCGTCACCGGCCTCCACCTGATCACCTTCGGCGGGGCCTTCTTCGCCCCCCTGGAGACCGGCCCGCGCCTCCTGGAGCTGGCCCGCGCGGCCGGCGTACGCCGGGTCACCGTGCTGCACGGTGGCGGGCCCTCCCCGCTGGAGGACGCGGTGCGGGCGGACGACGGCGTGGACTGGACGGTCCTGAAGCCGGTCGAATTCATGTCGAACGCCCTGGAGTGGGCGCCCGGGATCGTCGCCTCGGACGAGGTCCGCGAGCCGTTCGTCTCCCGGCTGAGTGCCATGGTCCACGAGGGGGACATCGGCGCCGTCGCCGCGGTCGCGCTCACCGAGGAGGGCCACGGCGGCCGGGAGTACGTGCTCACCGGCCCCGAACTGCTGACCGTCGGGGACAAGGTGGCGGCGATCTCCGCCGCCCGCGGCCGGGAGACGGCCCTGGTCGAGCTGACCGAGGAGGAGGCCGTCGCGCAGTGGCGGGCCGCCGGTCAGCCGGAGGACGTCATCGCCTTCCTGATCGAGGTGTACGGGAACACCCCGGAGGCGGGCCGTACGGTCGTCGGCACCGTCGAGCAGGTCACCGGGCGCCCGGCCCGCACGTTCAGC
Proteins encoded in this region:
- a CDS encoding acetyl/propionyl/methylcrotonyl-CoA carboxylase subunit alpha, translating into MRKVLIANRGEIAVRVARACRDAGIGSVAVYADPDRDALHVRAADEAYALGGDTPATSYLDITKVLAAAADSGADAVHPGYGFLSENAEFAQAVLDAGLTWIGPPPQAIRDLGDKVAARHIAQRAGAPLVAGTPDPVSGAEEVVAFAEEHGLPIAIKAAFGGGGRGLKVARTLEEVPELYDSAVREAVAAFGRGECFVERYLDRPRHVETQCLADQHGNVVVVSTRDCSLQRRHQKLVEEAPAPFLSEAQNAELYRASKAILKEAGYQGAGTCEFLVGQDGTISFLEVNTRLQVEHPVTEEVTGLDLVREMFRIADGEELGYDDPPVRGHSFEFRINGEDPGRNFLPAPGTVTAFEAPAGPGVRLDAGVEAGSVIGPAWDSLLAKLIVTGATRQQALQRAARALGEFTVEGMATAIPFHRTVVTDPAFAPELTGSAEPFTVHTRWIETEFVNDLKPFAAPGTDEAEPDTRETVVVEVGGKRLEVSLPSSLGMPLARAAVAGGAKPKRKAAKKSGSAASGDTLASPMQGTIVKVAVEEGQQVAEGDLVVVLEAMKMEQPLNAHRSGTVKGLTAEVGASLSSGAVICEIKD
- a CDS encoding IclR family transcriptional regulator; the encoded protein is MPQSVDRALDLLDAVAAAAEPVTAKALARQLDCGLSTVYDLLGSLTERGHLARTAAGYTLGYRVPALHQAFQRQLRVDERVHEVLLRLRRSSGADVFFSTYRDGEIAVLDGAAGPESAFSVGQDTAAHATAHGRALLAALPAATRRQYLAAGGMRARTARTITTPDRLERELRRVRRDGIAVEREEAASGMACVAVPVPLRPGGPGTPTTLTAVSAALPVEDFARLRAPLTEALRREVAALA
- a CDS encoding helix-turn-helix domain-containing protein; protein product: MDRRAELREFLRSRRARVRPEDAGLRPGTGFSGRRRVPGLRREELAQLSGVSVDYYVRLEQGRGGHASAEVLDAIAHVLRLDAHERAHLYALVRGEEGRHDDARQPAAGQGQEVRPGVLRLLRTFEHSPAYVVGRRQEVLAWNELARILIADFPALPPGERNLARLTFLDRSARRRYVHWQQKADDTVAFLRLDTGRHPDDPKLAALIAELTEHSEDFRRLWSDHNVRDKTYGSKPLHHPRAGALDLSFETLRLPDEPDQAVVVYLAEPDSAADRELRRLVAEG
- a CDS encoding NAD(P)H-binding protein, with translation MTQTQKILVTGATGTVGRQVVAELLARGHAVRALTRDVSRAAFPAGVEAVQGDLADPGTLVPALEGVTGLHLITFGGAFFAPLETGPRLLELARAAGVRRVTVLHGGGPSPLEDAVRADDGVDWTVLKPVEFMSNALEWAPGIVASDEVREPFVSRLSAMVHEGDIGAVAAVALTEEGHGGREYVLTGPELLTVGDKVAAISAARGRETALVELTEEEAVAQWRAAGQPEDVIAFLIEVYGNTPEAGRTVVGTVEQVTGRPARTFSQWAAEHADAFTAPAASAAE